One segment of Rubripirellula amarantea DNA contains the following:
- the ppk1 gene encoding polyphosphate kinase 1: MSAKPTSSGSSKSKTASKRKAATEKKKAKASSQPLPADRFINRELSWLEFNERVLNQAADVSLPLLERAKFLAITSSNLDEFVMVRIGSLKMQYAQNTMLRDASGMTVSEQLEAVSSRCHDIVARQYELYRSSLEPMLRDASIEHIQLSENSEAYAEAAETRFHNDVLPVLSPQAIFNERPFPLLPGLSIHVCVRLKPDAKTAAIVGPNDSDVVDVIEDDFAVIPLGRVLPRVMPMPTGRGHAYVLLEELVCHHIESFFPGRTVEECVCFRITRNADVELREDGAADLMNGMEDVLESRRQSRPVRLEYTSGASDAMLAFLSEKLQLKSQDLYPIAGPLDLTYLFGVHGIEGFDGLRDEAWPAQRNPNIDPAETMFESISRGDILLVHPYEQFDPVVRLIEEASSDANVLAIKQVLYRTSRNSPIVAALMRAAERGKYVSVIVELKARFDEARNIEWAREMEQAGVQVIYGIRGLKTHAKVCIIVRRETRGIVRYMHFGTGNYNEATANLYGDVSLLTCNDEFGSDATTFFTCVTGASQPQNMQHLSAAPLTLRQRILDLIDGETRRSQQGQRAEIIAKLNALVDSTIIDALYRASQSGVIIKLNIRGVCCLKPGVKGLSETISVVSIIDRYLEHARIIQFRHGGDNQLFISSADWMPRNLDRRVELLVPVEDEACRAKLRDTLRTYFKDNTNTWVMTSTGGYERKTTTGEPFRAQKAIFDRIVKTNQSIRQNQQTRFETHQPKRD; the protein is encoded by the coding sequence GTGTCAGCAAAGCCAACCTCCTCTGGGTCCTCAAAATCCAAGACTGCCTCGAAACGAAAGGCCGCTACCGAGAAGAAGAAAGCGAAAGCTAGTAGTCAACCGTTGCCAGCGGATCGTTTCATCAACCGCGAATTGAGCTGGCTGGAGTTCAATGAACGGGTGCTCAACCAAGCAGCCGATGTATCCCTTCCGCTACTGGAACGAGCAAAATTTCTGGCCATCACTAGCTCTAATTTGGATGAGTTTGTGATGGTTCGAATTGGCAGCCTCAAGATGCAGTATGCCCAGAACACGATGCTGAGAGACGCATCGGGAATGACGGTTTCCGAACAACTTGAAGCGGTTTCGTCACGTTGCCACGACATCGTTGCACGTCAATATGAACTCTACCGAAGTTCACTCGAACCGATGCTGCGTGACGCTTCGATTGAACACATTCAGTTGTCGGAAAATTCCGAGGCGTACGCCGAAGCCGCCGAAACGCGATTCCACAATGACGTGCTGCCGGTGTTGTCACCGCAGGCTATTTTTAATGAGCGTCCTTTTCCGTTGCTGCCTGGTCTTTCAATTCACGTTTGCGTTCGGTTAAAGCCAGACGCCAAGACGGCCGCGATAGTCGGACCGAATGACTCTGATGTCGTAGATGTCATCGAAGACGATTTTGCCGTCATTCCGCTTGGACGGGTACTGCCACGAGTGATGCCGATGCCCACGGGTCGAGGGCACGCCTATGTTTTGCTTGAAGAATTGGTATGCCACCACATCGAGAGTTTTTTCCCCGGACGAACGGTGGAAGAATGCGTTTGCTTTCGTATCACTCGCAATGCCGATGTCGAACTTCGCGAAGACGGTGCGGCTGACTTGATGAATGGCATGGAAGATGTATTGGAAAGTCGACGGCAATCTCGACCGGTTCGACTGGAATACACTTCGGGTGCTAGCGATGCCATGTTGGCATTCTTGTCGGAAAAGCTCCAGTTGAAGTCTCAGGATTTATATCCCATCGCTGGCCCGCTTGATCTGACTTACTTGTTCGGAGTGCACGGAATCGAGGGTTTTGATGGGCTACGCGATGAGGCTTGGCCCGCTCAGCGCAATCCTAATATCGACCCTGCTGAAACGATGTTTGAATCGATCAGTCGCGGCGACATTCTATTGGTCCATCCGTACGAACAATTTGATCCCGTTGTCCGTTTGATCGAGGAAGCGTCCAGCGATGCCAACGTGCTCGCGATCAAACAAGTTCTCTATCGCACCAGTCGCAATAGCCCGATTGTGGCAGCGTTAATGCGGGCTGCCGAGCGAGGCAAGTACGTGTCGGTAATCGTCGAACTCAAAGCGAGATTTGACGAAGCACGAAACATCGAATGGGCACGCGAAATGGAACAAGCCGGCGTTCAAGTGATCTACGGCATCCGTGGACTCAAGACTCACGCCAAGGTTTGCATCATCGTTCGACGCGAAACCCGAGGGATCGTTCGCTATATGCACTTTGGCACGGGCAACTACAACGAAGCCACCGCCAATCTTTACGGCGACGTTTCACTACTCACCTGCAACGACGAATTCGGTAGCGACGCGACTACGTTTTTCACGTGTGTCACCGGAGCAAGCCAACCGCAGAACATGCAGCATCTTTCCGCCGCACCTCTTACCTTGCGTCAACGAATTCTCGACCTGATCGATGGCGAAACCCGTCGTTCGCAGCAGGGACAACGCGCTGAAATTATCGCGAAACTTAACGCCTTGGTTGATTCGACGATCATTGATGCACTCTACCGTGCCAGCCAATCGGGAGTGATCATCAAACTCAACATTCGCGGTGTCTGCTGCCTTAAGCCGGGTGTGAAAGGCCTGAGTGAAACAATCTCGGTGGTTTCCATCATCGACCGTTACCTTGAACACGCCAGAATCATTCAATTCCGGCATGGTGGTGACAATCAACTGTTCATCAGCAGTGCAGACTGGATGCCTCGCAACCTAGACCGTCGGGTTGAATTGTTGGTACCGGTCGAAGATGAAGCCTGCCGAGCCAAATTACGCGACACGCTGCGGACCTATTTCAAGGACAACACGAACACTTGGGTCATGACATCAACCGGCGGCTACGAGCGAAAGACGACCACAGGCGAGCCGTTTCGAGCCCAGAAGGCGATCTTCGATCGGATCGTCAAGACGAATCAATCGATTCGCCAAAACCAACAGACAAGATTTGAAACTCACCAGCCCAAACGCGATTGA
- the purB gene encoding adenylosuccinate lyase encodes MPASLPNVLASRYASAAMTEIWSPEKKIVLEREFWLTVLEAQQDLGVSIPTGVIEAYRSVIEQVDLEAIDARERVTRHDVKARIEEFNALAGHEHIHKGMTSRDLTENVEQLQIRSGLCLVRDRTVASLAMLAQRATEFSQLPIAGRSHNVPAQITTVGKRFANIAEELLSAYVRLEELLKRYPLRGIKGPVGTQQDMLDLFEADTSKLDQLDRRVAEKLEFGSTFDSVGQVYPRSLDFDVVSCLTQLSSAPANFARTLRLMAGAELATEGFKPGQVGSSAMPHKMNARSAERIDGFTVILRGYLSMIGGLLGDQWNEGDVSCSVVRRVALPDAFLAIDGQTETFLTVLLDFGAYPAVIDRELSRYLPFLATTKILVAAVKQGVGRETAHEAIKEHAVAAALAMREQGRDDNDLLERLAKDDRIPMDMNQMNSVIGNPIEFVGNSAGQIQSVVARIEAITKSNPAAAAYRPGAIL; translated from the coding sequence GTGCCGGCTTCCCTCCCTAATGTTCTCGCCAGTCGCTACGCCAGTGCCGCGATGACTGAAATCTGGTCGCCCGAGAAAAAAATTGTGCTCGAAAGGGAGTTCTGGTTGACCGTTTTGGAAGCTCAGCAAGACCTTGGTGTTTCAATCCCAACTGGTGTAATCGAGGCGTATCGCTCGGTTATTGAACAGGTTGACCTAGAAGCGATCGACGCTCGCGAACGAGTCACGCGGCACGACGTGAAAGCGCGTATCGAAGAATTTAATGCTCTGGCGGGGCATGAGCATATTCACAAAGGAATGACGTCGCGTGACCTGACCGAGAATGTCGAGCAGCTCCAGATCCGCAGTGGGTTGTGTCTGGTTCGTGATCGCACGGTGGCCTCTCTCGCGATGTTGGCCCAACGCGCAACCGAATTCTCGCAGCTTCCCATTGCCGGCCGTTCTCACAATGTTCCGGCGCAAATCACAACGGTGGGAAAACGCTTTGCCAATATCGCTGAAGAACTCTTGTCGGCCTACGTTCGCCTTGAAGAGCTGCTGAAGCGTTACCCGCTTCGGGGAATCAAAGGTCCCGTTGGCACCCAGCAAGATATGTTGGATTTGTTCGAAGCGGACACGTCAAAACTTGACCAGCTTGACCGACGGGTGGCTGAGAAACTTGAATTCGGATCGACCTTCGATTCGGTCGGTCAGGTCTATCCACGCTCGCTTGATTTCGACGTCGTCTCGTGCTTGACTCAATTGTCGTCGGCTCCTGCTAACTTTGCTCGAACATTGCGTTTGATGGCCGGTGCCGAACTGGCTACCGAAGGGTTCAAGCCGGGCCAAGTCGGATCATCGGCGATGCCTCACAAAATGAACGCGCGATCGGCCGAGCGAATCGATGGCTTTACCGTCATCTTGCGCGGTTATCTTTCGATGATCGGCGGTTTGTTGGGCGATCAATGGAACGAGGGAGATGTCAGTTGCAGCGTTGTCCGCCGTGTCGCGCTGCCGGATGCTTTCTTGGCGATCGATGGCCAGACCGAAACGTTCTTGACGGTGCTGTTGGATTTCGGGGCGTACCCGGCGGTGATCGACCGCGAATTGTCTCGCTATTTGCCGTTCTTGGCCACGACCAAGATCCTCGTCGCGGCGGTGAAGCAAGGTGTTGGTCGCGAAACTGCACACGAAGCGATCAAAGAACACGCCGTTGCCGCGGCGCTTGCGATGCGTGAACAAGGGCGTGACGACAATGATCTGCTGGAGCGATTGGCGAAAGACGATCGCATTCCCATGGACATGAATCAGATGAATAGCGTGATTGGGAACCCGATTGAATTCGTTGGCAACTCCGCAGGTCAAATTCAAAGCGTCGTCGCTCGCATCGAAGCAATCACCAAATCGAACCCCGCCGCCGCGGCTTATCGACCTGGCGCTATCCTATAA
- a CDS encoding membrane or secreted protein, translating into MLLLPADSTLIAQEAPTPNASAEPAEVESSNSGEDATASSTTNAASPADAADNEAPARNYVPAIKLLPNNVAGLIRVPDVPAFCEAFKTTNAGRMLDDPAMQPFIESQRERAKNYLESLDNRIGVRLEDIYAIGSGETVLAWLPFPNDGRRPFALVAIADVRDRKKEAADAYDKIDKDLTAGGWTRNEIQHQGQTVRLYKTKPKPGQLKVEQIAIALSDVRIIASDRDTVVTDLLDAVAGKPKGPSISEYADFRTVLSRSAKEIRGPAKSDGGVIAMEWFAKPFEMGRIVRESLDVDRGNQVDVLKLLEGQGFDAIKAAGGIVVMAGKKYDVLHKGYVLAPPTTQEPSKYEKAARMLQFVNEPLREIPTWVGENIASLNRLNVRIEEAFWASESLINEALNEDMFRDIINGIRDDEDGPQIDIENELLPNLDDRVLLLTDNTTPADITSERMLVAIRVKDGPAIAKIIRRVMEAEPDASRMKGPDGVDIWRVQRGESEDDFGADLFDDFADEEADENNPPPLLDHWAIALVNQGKGSDSAYLIFSSHPELLVETTERIINGTPGGLGSVAEVQQVLAAMKEVGGDEFNYDHVARMKLTLRAKYELLRQNKLKDSDSIIASLTRRLFEDEEGGPPDPLDAKKLPPLSQVEKYFPVGGSSFTTESDGWSMTAFFLK; encoded by the coding sequence ATGCTTCTGCTACCTGCCGACTCGACACTTATTGCACAGGAAGCACCTACGCCTAATGCCTCCGCAGAACCCGCTGAGGTCGAGTCGTCCAATTCTGGTGAAGATGCGACTGCAAGTTCCACAACCAATGCGGCGTCTCCGGCGGACGCAGCCGATAACGAGGCGCCCGCGCGCAACTATGTTCCTGCCATCAAACTATTGCCCAACAATGTGGCGGGACTCATTCGTGTCCCGGATGTCCCCGCGTTTTGCGAAGCATTCAAGACCACGAACGCAGGTCGCATGCTGGACGATCCTGCCATGCAACCTTTTATCGAATCACAACGAGAGCGAGCCAAGAATTATCTCGAATCGCTGGACAACCGAATTGGAGTACGCCTGGAAGACATCTATGCAATCGGTTCAGGCGAAACGGTGCTTGCTTGGCTACCTTTCCCCAACGATGGTCGTCGTCCTTTCGCGCTCGTCGCGATCGCCGACGTACGTGATCGAAAGAAGGAGGCGGCGGATGCCTACGACAAGATCGACAAAGACCTGACGGCGGGTGGATGGACTAGAAACGAAATCCAGCATCAAGGACAAACGGTCCGCTTGTACAAAACGAAACCCAAGCCAGGGCAATTGAAAGTCGAACAAATTGCGATTGCCTTAAGTGACGTTCGAATCATTGCATCGGATCGCGATACAGTCGTCACTGATTTGCTTGACGCGGTTGCTGGTAAACCAAAGGGCCCGTCGATATCCGAGTATGCAGACTTCCGAACCGTGCTGTCTCGATCGGCCAAAGAAATTCGTGGGCCTGCAAAGAGTGACGGCGGTGTGATTGCAATGGAATGGTTTGCCAAACCTTTTGAAATGGGCCGTATCGTTCGTGAATCACTAGACGTCGACCGAGGAAACCAAGTTGACGTTCTGAAACTTCTCGAAGGCCAAGGATTTGATGCCATCAAGGCCGCTGGTGGTATCGTCGTGATGGCGGGCAAGAAGTACGACGTCTTGCATAAAGGCTATGTGCTCGCACCACCAACGACCCAAGAGCCAAGCAAGTACGAGAAAGCTGCTCGAATGCTGCAGTTTGTCAACGAGCCCCTCCGAGAGATTCCGACCTGGGTAGGCGAAAACATCGCATCGCTTAACCGTTTGAATGTGCGAATCGAGGAAGCGTTCTGGGCGTCGGAATCGCTAATCAACGAAGCGTTGAATGAAGACATGTTCCGCGACATCATCAATGGGATCCGTGACGACGAAGACGGCCCTCAGATTGATATTGAAAACGAACTGCTACCGAATTTGGACGACCGTGTCCTGCTGCTGACGGACAACACGACGCCTGCGGATATCACGTCCGAGCGGATGTTGGTAGCCATTCGGGTAAAGGATGGACCGGCCATTGCTAAGATCATTCGCCGGGTGATGGAAGCGGAACCCGATGCGAGCAGAATGAAGGGTCCCGATGGTGTCGACATATGGAGAGTCCAGCGCGGCGAATCCGAAGACGATTTCGGAGCCGACCTGTTCGACGATTTTGCAGACGAAGAAGCTGACGAAAATAATCCGCCACCGCTGCTTGATCACTGGGCCATCGCCTTGGTCAACCAGGGCAAAGGTTCGGACTCGGCCTATCTTATCTTTTCGAGTCATCCTGAATTGCTGGTCGAAACAACGGAACGCATTATCAACGGCACACCGGGCGGGCTAGGCAGTGTTGCCGAAGTTCAGCAAGTGTTAGCAGCGATGAAAGAAGTTGGTGGCGACGAATTCAACTACGACCATGTCGCACGAATGAAGCTAACGTTGAGAGCGAAGTATGAACTGTTGCGACAGAACAAGCTCAAGGACAGCGATTCGATCATTGCTTCGTTGACTCGCCGCTTATTCGAAGACGAAGAGGGTGGTCCTCCGGATCCACTCGATGCGAAAAAGCTTCCACCGCTTAGTCAGGTTGAAAAGTACTTCCCTGTGGGCGGAAGCTCATTCACCACCGAGAGCGACGGTTGGTCCATGACCGCATTCTTCTTGAAGTAG
- a CDS encoding DHH family phosphoesterase: protein MGVNWKAFTNQVSHYESFVLVSHIRPDCDALGSELGMAEVLRTIGKKVRIINAHRTPPALQFLDPAANIEVLGDDVEPEDIKADCIMVLDTSAWAQLGDMGDVIRAATCDKMVLDHHIGEDDLGAIMYKDYQSEATGHLVVQAADALGVPLTRTMAMPLFAAIATDTGWFRFPSVTPETYRVIARLIEAGVMPAEIYGDLYERDTIGRLKLRGLILSRTEAELGGTLMHTYVEKEDFEKMGALPNDTEDAINLTLGVEGALAAVIFVGQIRGGFKLSFRSRCSMDSNEIARQFGGGGHKAAAGAFLEGTLTEVKERVLPVVREAMQKAVAEAS from the coding sequence ATGGGCGTCAACTGGAAAGCTTTTACCAACCAAGTGAGCCACTACGAGTCCTTTGTTCTGGTCAGCCATATTCGACCCGACTGCGATGCCTTGGGTAGCGAACTGGGAATGGCTGAAGTTCTTCGCACGATTGGCAAGAAGGTCCGCATTATCAACGCGCACCGAACGCCACCGGCGCTGCAGTTTCTTGATCCCGCTGCCAATATCGAGGTCCTCGGCGACGATGTTGAACCAGAGGACATCAAGGCGGATTGCATCATGGTCTTAGATACCAGCGCTTGGGCACAACTTGGTGATATGGGAGACGTCATCAGAGCCGCCACTTGCGACAAGATGGTGCTTGATCATCACATCGGCGAAGACGATCTCGGTGCGATCATGTACAAAGATTATCAATCAGAAGCGACAGGGCATCTGGTTGTGCAAGCCGCAGATGCTTTGGGTGTGCCGCTTACCCGAACCATGGCGATGCCTCTTTTCGCGGCGATCGCGACTGATACAGGTTGGTTTCGCTTTCCCAGCGTCACTCCGGAAACCTATCGAGTGATCGCCCGCCTGATCGAGGCGGGGGTGATGCCGGCTGAAATTTATGGCGATCTGTATGAACGCGACACCATCGGCCGCCTGAAATTGCGAGGCTTGATTCTCTCTCGCACCGAAGCCGAACTAGGTGGCACGCTAATGCACACCTATGTCGAAAAAGAAGACTTCGAAAAGATGGGCGCACTTCCCAACGATACCGAGGACGCAATCAACTTGACCCTTGGCGTCGAAGGAGCCCTCGCGGCGGTGATCTTCGTCGGCCAGATTCGCGGGGGATTCAAGCTGAGTTTCCGAAGTCGATGCAGCATGGATAGCAACGAGATCGCTCGCCAATTTGGCGGTGGTGGGCATAAGGCAGCCGCCGGTGCCTTCCTCGAAGGCACTCTAACAGAAGTCAAAGAACGCGTGCTTCCCGTCGTCCGCGAAGCGATGCAGAAGGCTGTGGCTGAAGCATCCTAG
- a CDS encoding bifunctional riboflavin kinase/FAD synthetase gives MTQLVFLDDIGSAELATACDPGDALAKLQGGAIAIGNFDGVHRGHAVLLKRLHQMACNLGGPSVAVTFDPHPARILRPELAPLRLTWMELRAERMTPLGIDFLLVCRTTPELLQLSAEDFFQRLVVDRLAARAMVEGPNFFFGRDRGGDIEALKQLTDQHSIELSIVSAESQSGKMVSSSSIRNHLSRGEVKAVIQLCEVPHRIRGLVATGAGRGREIGFPTANLTQIDVAIPATGVYAGYAWVDGTKFPAAVHLGPNPTFGDNQKVKVEVHLLDYHGDLYKKTLMVDFIDRVRDVKKFDSAEQLIDQLQQDMESVRAILAS, from the coding sequence GTGACCCAACTGGTTTTTCTCGATGACATCGGATCCGCCGAGCTAGCGACTGCCTGTGATCCAGGCGATGCTTTAGCGAAGCTTCAGGGCGGCGCGATTGCCATTGGGAACTTCGACGGTGTCCATCGAGGGCACGCGGTCCTATTGAAGCGACTGCACCAGATGGCATGTAATCTGGGTGGGCCGTCGGTTGCCGTGACGTTCGATCCGCATCCGGCCCGTATTTTGCGACCAGAGCTTGCTCCGCTGCGATTGACGTGGATGGAATTGCGAGCCGAGCGAATGACGCCCCTTGGCATTGATTTTTTGCTGGTTTGCCGAACGACCCCTGAACTGTTACAGCTTTCGGCCGAAGATTTTTTTCAACGTCTGGTGGTAGATCGCTTGGCTGCACGGGCGATGGTCGAGGGACCCAATTTCTTCTTTGGGCGAGACCGGGGCGGCGACATTGAAGCCCTCAAACAACTGACCGATCAGCATTCAATCGAGTTGTCGATTGTCAGCGCCGAGTCGCAAAGCGGCAAAATGGTCAGCAGTAGTTCCATTCGCAACCATCTTTCTCGTGGCGAAGTAAAGGCTGTGATCCAGCTTTGCGAGGTGCCCCATCGGATCCGTGGTTTGGTCGCAACAGGAGCCGGACGGGGGCGGGAGATTGGATTTCCGACGGCTAACCTGACCCAAATTGATGTCGCGATTCCCGCCACTGGCGTTTACGCGGGATACGCATGGGTGGACGGGACAAAGTTCCCAGCGGCGGTCCACTTAGGGCCTAATCCAACCTTCGGAGACAACCAAAAGGTTAAAGTAGAGGTCCATTTGCTGGACTATCATGGCGACCTCTACAAAAAAACACTCATGGTGGACTTTATCGACCGGGTTCGAGATGTCAAAAAATTTGATTCCGCCGAGCAATTGATCGACCAACTGCAACAAGATATGGAATCCGTCCGCGCGATCCTCGCGTCGTGA
- the pgsW gene encoding poly-gamma-glutamate system protein, whose amino-acid sequence MKSLYFRTQKISNRSLIWIAAMTFVSLAMLRFFPHLTSDWERERMLEAAYRTQAAFDAIQCRRVELGQKMLKMNDPASTGMLGPTMSLVTTLPGHLDAKQTSVNPNFAAVTVRLLLDAGVKPGDCVAIGMTGSFPALDVAVLQACESLDVRPLVVSSAASSQYGANDPGMMWPDMEKILYDEGLLSQRSLLMSYGGFRDSAAGMSDDTRKLLSDAITRNDCRLLRCESLEESIDMRMEAFHASAESEPIKAYINVGGGAASVGGTDGNDLFGSGLITRKQYEAMDIPDDCVAARFLKNDVPFINFINAVVLAKRYGMAVAPLERQMVGQSTVYSMSSQRRWLAGLGILVVLMTTWLAVKPPPVLVRKLRQWRWWPESHEEPQWMV is encoded by the coding sequence ATGAAGTCTTTGTATTTCCGAACACAGAAAATATCCAATCGTTCGTTGATTTGGATCGCCGCGATGACGTTTGTGTCGTTAGCAATGCTTCGGTTTTTCCCACATTTAACGAGTGATTGGGAACGAGAGCGGATGCTTGAAGCGGCCTACCGAACTCAAGCTGCATTTGACGCGATTCAATGTCGGCGTGTTGAGCTCGGACAGAAAATGCTCAAGATGAACGACCCCGCGAGCACCGGCATGCTTGGCCCAACGATGTCGCTAGTGACAACATTGCCAGGGCATTTAGATGCCAAGCAAACTTCGGTAAACCCAAACTTCGCGGCGGTCACCGTTCGACTTCTGCTTGATGCGGGGGTGAAACCAGGCGATTGTGTTGCCATCGGCATGACGGGTAGTTTTCCCGCACTCGACGTCGCAGTATTGCAAGCGTGCGAGAGCTTGGATGTTCGGCCTTTGGTGGTGAGCAGTGCGGCATCGAGCCAGTACGGTGCCAATGATCCGGGCATGATGTGGCCCGACATGGAGAAGATCCTGTATGACGAAGGGTTGTTGTCTCAACGTAGCCTGTTGATGTCTTACGGGGGCTTTCGTGACTCGGCCGCTGGGATGTCCGATGACACACGCAAGTTGTTGTCCGATGCGATCACTCGGAACGATTGCCGATTGCTGCGATGCGAATCGCTTGAAGAATCTATCGACATGCGAATGGAGGCCTTTCATGCGTCGGCAGAAAGCGAGCCCATCAAGGCGTACATCAATGTCGGTGGTGGGGCCGCGTCCGTGGGCGGAACTGATGGCAATGATCTGTTTGGGAGTGGTTTGATCACTCGCAAACAATACGAGGCGATGGATATTCCTGATGACTGCGTGGCGGCTCGTTTCCTTAAGAACGATGTTCCGTTCATCAATTTCATCAACGCAGTCGTTTTGGCCAAGCGTTACGGAATGGCGGTAGCACCACTGGAGCGTCAGATGGTGGGTCAGAGTACGGTCTATTCAATGTCAAGTCAGCGTCGTTGGCTCGCCGGTCTAGGCATCTTGGTGGTGCTGATGACAACGTGGCTAGCCGTTAAGCCGCCACCAGTCTTGGTTCGAAAGTTACGCCAGTGGCGTTGGTGGCCAGAGTCTCATGAAGAACCTCAGTGGATGGTCTAG
- the pgsC gene encoding poly-gamma-glutamate biosynthesis protein PgsC produces the protein MEWVTVSIGLGLIVSLLFTEAFGLSVGGMIVPGYLALHFDRPMTVVMTLVAAVLTFAVVRLISKHAIVFGRRRVVLTMLIGFAIGESLRQLFLMQAGWSAGPDVVADPATISIGVIGFVIPGLIALWIDRTSMLQTLSPLFAASGLVHLVLVVMGMETLV, from the coding sequence ATGGAGTGGGTCACGGTTTCTATTGGCTTGGGTTTGATTGTCAGCCTGTTGTTCACTGAAGCGTTCGGCTTAAGTGTTGGTGGCATGATCGTTCCAGGTTACTTGGCACTGCATTTCGATCGACCCATGACAGTGGTGATGACACTTGTCGCGGCGGTTCTAACATTCGCAGTGGTCCGGTTGATTAGCAAGCACGCGATTGTCTTCGGACGTCGACGTGTCGTGTTAACGATGCTGATTGGATTCGCAATCGGTGAATCTCTTCGGCAATTGTTTTTGATGCAAGCCGGATGGTCGGCTGGCCCTGATGTCGTGGCGGACCCGGCAACGATCAGTATTGGTGTGATTGGATTTGTGATTCCCGGTTTGATCGCGTTGTGGATTGACCGTACCAGCATGTTGCAAACTCTTTCGCCATTGTTTGCTGCCTCGGGTTTGGTTCACTTGGTATTGGTAGTAATGGGGATGGAGACACTCGTATGA
- the pgsB gene encoding poly-gamma-glutamate synthase PgsB gives MSSLSTLVLLASMTCVGFLGEAWLYRRRLNRIPIRIHVNGTRGKSSVARLIAAGLRGGGIRTCAKTTGTLARMIFPSGKEIPIFRPGRANVIEQKRVVRAAVESNAEALVIECMALQPLLQSTCELQLVRSTHGVITNARADHLDVMGPTRLDVATALAGTTPVCGELFTAETREDSLAVMKRATMDRGSELVVVNQSDAAAISDEELARFSYLEHRDNVALALRVCASIGVDRQDALRGMWAATPDPGAMRVHQTMVAGRSHWKFVNGFAANDPESTEQLWETAFDRFPGVEHRVMVMNCRADRPDRSETMGSAIGAWTRADQVIVMGTGKEMFTRAAIRSGIEKSKIISLDDSTSEDVLEAICTASALQSPAVMIMGIGNVYGPGFELADFFEAHDCWDPAVVPTASNSNLNARQLVGAS, from the coding sequence GTGAGTAGTTTGAGCACGCTCGTATTGTTGGCGAGCATGACCTGTGTTGGATTTCTGGGGGAAGCGTGGCTGTATCGTCGCCGTCTGAATCGCATCCCTATTCGCATCCACGTAAACGGAACCCGCGGTAAGTCGTCGGTGGCTCGTTTGATTGCTGCAGGCCTTCGTGGCGGCGGCATTCGGACCTGCGCTAAGACAACGGGCACCTTGGCTAGGATGATTTTCCCGAGCGGAAAAGAAATCCCTATCTTCCGTCCCGGTCGCGCCAACGTGATCGAGCAGAAACGAGTGGTTCGCGCCGCAGTCGAATCGAACGCCGAAGCGTTGGTGATCGAGTGCATGGCGCTGCAGCCTTTGTTGCAGTCAACGTGTGAACTGCAGCTTGTGCGATCCACTCATGGTGTGATCACCAATGCTCGCGCCGACCACTTAGATGTAATGGGACCAACTCGTTTGGATGTTGCTACGGCTCTCGCCGGAACCACGCCGGTTTGTGGCGAGTTGTTCACCGCGGAAACACGCGAAGACTCGTTGGCCGTCATGAAGCGAGCGACCATGGATCGTGGCTCAGAGCTTGTGGTCGTGAACCAGTCCGATGCCGCCGCGATCTCTGATGAAGAGCTAGCAAGATTCAGCTATCTAGAACACCGCGATAACGTTGCGTTGGCTCTTCGCGTGTGCGCTTCGATTGGTGTGGATCGTCAAGACGCTCTTCGGGGCATGTGGGCTGCGACACCGGACCCTGGTGCGATGCGAGTGCACCAAACGATGGTTGCTGGGCGTTCCCATTGGAAGTTCGTCAACGGATTTGCCGCGAATGATCCAGAGTCGACTGAGCAACTTTGGGAAACTGCGTTCGATAGATTTCCCGGTGTTGAACACCGCGTGATGGTGATGAATTGCCGCGCTGACCGACCCGACCGTTCGGAAACAATGGGATCCGCCATCGGTGCCTGGACTCGCGCCGACCAAGTGATCGTCATGGGAACCGGCAAGGAGATGTTCACTCGCGCAGCCATTCGAAGCGGTATCGAGAAATCGAAAATCATATCGTTAGATGACTCGACCAGCGAAGATGTGCTCGAAGCCATTTGCACAGCTTCCGCACTGCAGTCCCCGGCGGTGATGATTATGGGGATCGGCAACGTGTACGGTCCCGGTTTTGAACTCGCTGATTTCTTCGAGGCGCACGATTGCTGGGATCCAGCAGTGGTTCCGACGGCTTCGAATTCCAATCTCAACGCTCGTCAACTTGTAGGAGCTTCTTGA